A stretch of bacterium DNA encodes these proteins:
- the pseB gene encoding UDP-N-acetylglucosamine 4,6-dehydratase (inverting), whose protein sequence is MILKNKTLLITGGTGSFGRKFTEIVLKEYHPKKLIIFSRDELKQFEMSQIFSEKEYKNIRYFIGDVRDKERLYRALAGVDIVIHTAALKQVPAGEYNPFEAVKTNILGAENIINVAIDQGVGKVLALSTDKAVNPINLYGATKLCSDKLFIAGNSYIGQKDINFSVVRYGNVVGSRGSVIPLFQKLSSTGKLPITDKRMTRFWITLDQGVRFVLKCLAKMIGGEIFVPKLPSMNIMDLAKVIAPKCKYEFVGIRPGEKIHEVLISKDEALHTLEYEDCFIIYSAFPWRTIQKHRIAGGKPLPPGFSYRSDKNNWCLTPEELRKILGE, encoded by the coding sequence ATGATCTTGAAAAATAAGACTCTATTAATTACAGGAGGAACAGGTTCTTTTGGAAGAAAATTTACAGAAATAGTTCTAAAAGAATATCATCCTAAGAAACTTATTATATTTAGCCGAGATGAATTAAAACAGTTTGAGATGAGCCAGATCTTCAGTGAAAAGGAATATAAAAATATCAGATATTTCATTGGTGATGTAAGAGATAAAGAAAGATTATATCGGGCCTTGGCAGGGGTTGATATTGTAATTCATACAGCGGCATTAAAACAAGTTCCAGCGGGAGAATACAATCCCTTCGAAGCAGTTAAAACAAACATTTTAGGTGCAGAAAATATTATCAATGTAGCCATAGATCAAGGAGTAGGAAAGGTGCTTGCTCTAAGTACTGACAAAGCTGTGAACCCAATTAATCTTTATGGAGCTACTAAACTATGTTCTGATAAACTCTTTATTGCCGGCAACTCTTATATAGGCCAAAAGGATATCAATTTTAGTGTGGTTAGATATGGAAATGTAGTCGGTAGCCGGGGAAGTGTTATTCCTCTTTTTCAAAAACTTTCTTCCACCGGCAAACTTCCCATTACTGATAAAAGAATGACTCGTTTTTGGATTACCTTAGACCAAGGAGTAAGATTTGTCTTGAAATGTTTAGCTAAAATGATAGGTGGAGAGATATTTGTTCCAAAGCTGCCGAGCATGAATATTATGGACTTAGCTAAAGTAATTGCCCCAAAATGCAAATATGAATTTGTAGGAATTAGACCTGGAGAAAAGATCCATGAAGTCTTAATTTCAAAAGATGAAGCTCTGCACACCTTAGAATATGAGGATTGTTTTATTATTTACTCAGCCTTTCCTTGGCGAACAATACAAAAACATAGAATAGCTGGTGGTAAGCCTCTACCACCAGGGTTTTCCTATAGGAGTGATAAAAATAACTGGTGTTTAACCCCAGAAGAACTAAGAAAGATATTAGGTGAGTAA